One part of the Chryseobacterium sp. 7 genome encodes these proteins:
- a CDS encoding DUF3060 domain-containing protein — protein MKNIKIAGILAMLLLGTGTAFAQSRKVESTKGVEKTEGNKVVHVEGVGHTLNYALSGGTVEVEGGDNKLTVKGSAKKITVSGTGNKVYIDKVDKISLEGGDNTVYYRTSGTKSGKPDVSITGVGNKVVKQ, from the coding sequence ATGAAAAATATTAAAATAGCTGGAATTTTAGCTATGCTCTTACTTGGAACAGGAACCGCTTTCGCACAATCCAGAAAAGTAGAATCTACAAAAGGGGTAGAAAAAACAGAAGGTAACAAAGTGGTACATGTAGAAGGTGTAGGTCATACGCTCAATTATGCGCTCAGCGGAGGAACAGTTGAGGTAGAAGGTGGTGATAACAAGCTAACGGTAAAAGGAAGTGCAAAAAAAATTACAGTTTCAGGAACAGGCAATAAAGTATACATTGATAAGGTAGACAAAATATCTCTGGAAGGCGGTGATAACACCGTGTACTATCGAACCTCCGGAACAAAATCCGGAAAGCCGGATGTTTCTATTACAGGAGTTGGAAATAAAGTTGTAAAACAGTAA
- a CDS encoding NifU family protein: protein METNITHEDTVTRVMEALESIRPFLNKDGGDIELIDVKDNQVFVKLLGNCSGCSLNFSTLKLGVENTIKQHAPEIEKVINVE from the coding sequence ATGGAAACAAACATAACACACGAAGATACCGTAACAAGAGTAATGGAAGCTCTGGAAAGCATCAGACCGTTTTTGAATAAAGACGGAGGTGATATTGAGCTTATTGATGTGAAAGATAATCAGGTGTTTGTGAAACTTTTGGGTAACTGTTCCGGTTGTTCTTTGAATTTTTCAACGCTAAAGCTAGGTGTTGAAAATACCATTAAACAACATGCTCCGGAAATCGAAAAGGTAATCAACGTAGAGTAA
- a CDS encoding Mrp/NBP35 family ATP-binding protein: MLTKEKVQDFLKEIEVDDLVSNFQIMGNDVYIDMTAHSPAMHEKKKLEAAMKQAFASEFGEDVHLKLKIVSPEPSEIQQSQIKGKQIPGIQNIIAIASGKGGVGKSTVSANMAVTLAKMGFKVGLLDADIYGPSVPTMFDTEGEKPISVEVNGKSLMKPVENYGVKMLSIGYFSGANQAVVWRGPMASKALNQMIRDAAWGELDFLLIDLPPGTGDIHLSIIQEVPVTGAVIVSTPQHVALADVRKGIAMFQMESINIPVLGLVENMAYFTPEELPDNKYYIFGNQGAQYLAEDLGIPVLGEIPLIQSIREAGDVGRPAALQEGSKIAEIYTETARKMVESLVERNKNLPPTEAVKISTMAGCSPKAK; this comes from the coding sequence ATGTTGACGAAAGAAAAGGTTCAGGATTTCCTTAAAGAAATAGAAGTAGATGACTTGGTGAGTAATTTTCAGATTATGGGTAATGATGTTTATATAGACATGACTGCTCATTCACCTGCAATGCACGAAAAGAAAAAACTGGAGGCTGCCATGAAACAGGCTTTTGCCAGTGAGTTTGGAGAAGACGTTCATTTAAAACTTAAGATCGTTTCTCCGGAGCCAAGTGAAATTCAGCAAAGTCAGATCAAAGGAAAACAAATTCCGGGAATTCAAAATATTATCGCTATTGCTTCCGGTAAAGGAGGAGTAGGAAAATCTACAGTGTCTGCAAATATGGCAGTAACACTGGCAAAAATGGGCTTTAAAGTAGGATTATTAGATGCTGATATCTACGGACCTTCAGTTCCTACCATGTTTGATACAGAAGGTGAAAAGCCAATTTCTGTAGAAGTGAATGGCAAGAGCTTGATGAAACCTGTTGAGAATTATGGCGTGAAAATGCTTTCAATAGGATATTTTTCAGGAGCTAATCAGGCAGTAGTGTGGAGAGGTCCTATGGCTTCAAAAGCATTAAACCAGATGATCAGAGATGCTGCATGGGGAGAACTGGATTTCTTATTAATAGACCTTCCTCCGGGAACAGGTGATATTCACTTGTCTATTATTCAGGAAGTTCCGGTAACAGGAGCGGTGATTGTAAGCACACCTCAGCACGTTGCACTGGCAGACGTAAGAAAAGGGATTGCTATGTTCCAGATGGAAAGTATTAATATTCCGGTTCTTGGATTAGTCGAAAATATGGCGTATTTTACACCGGAAGAACTTCCTGACAATAAATATTATATCTTTGGGAACCAGGGAGCACAATATTTAGCTGAAGATCTTGGAATTCCTGTATTAGGAGAGATTCCGTTGATCCAAAGTATCAGAGAAGCAGGAGACGTAGGAAGACCGGCTGCGCTTCAGGAAGGATCTAAAATTGCAGAGATCTACACAGAAACTGCCAGAAAAATGGTAGAAAGCTTAGTGGAAAGAAACAAAAATCTTCCGCCTACTGAAGCAGTGAAAATTTCAACAATGGCAGGATGCTCTCCAAAAGCAAAATAA